The Prunus dulcis chromosome 5, ALMONDv2, whole genome shotgun sequence genomic sequence GTTAATGTTGTCTTGTATTTGTTCTGATTCTATTAGTTGCTGATGCTGTGTGGTTATATCATGATTTGAATGGAATTTAAATCTAGCTATGAACAGAGTTTGCATCTTCTTCCTGCTGGTTTTACCTGAATTTGTCTACAAGTGAAATGACCATATGATTCTTTGACATGAGAGTCCAAGACAAAGCTCCCAAAGTTATAGTTGCATTGCAGCTAAGGTTGTGGTTGCGATCAGTTGCAGAAACATACATTCATATCAAGGTTTTGGATATTTAGCAGAAGATATGTTTTGGCTTTAGCTATGATGGACATGTAATGCTTGTGATTTTGGTTCAAACACTGAGCCCTGAGCTGAGTTATTTGACCTGAGCTTGAGGCTTTCAGATGTTGGGCCTCTGAATGTTATATCTCTGCAATGATTTCAGCCCTGAGATGAGTTATTTGATCTGACCTTCAGGGTTTCAGATTTTGAGGCTCAGAGCGTTCTCTGTGATGATTGATCAAGCTTGTCTAACGTTTATATATGCAGCCTGTGAATAGAGTTCATGAGGAAGAAAGATCATCTTGTATGGGCTATAGaatctttccttttttgctatttttctaaaaaaaatttcaagacTCTTCTGAAATTTTAAGAAGTTCAGAAGAACCAAAGCTACAAGGAATAATGCCTTAGCCTGCGAAACAAGAAACTATACAAGGCTTTTCCTCAGAAACCATAATCACTAATCTATACATTTGCCCAATGGGACTTTAacggaaaataaaaataaaattttgaaacaagGAACTAATTAGGCAAACAAAAAGTTTTGAATAAGGGAGAAAACAGATGTTATTCTAAGAAGAGAACCCATCACTCTACCATTCTTTTCCACCTCTTCCAAATAACCTTAAGTGGAAATGTAGTTTACGTCTCTTTTGTCACTGAGTTTGTGGTGGAGATTTTCACTTTCTTAAATAGTTGTTATGGCAGCCTAGTTGGAAATGCCAGCTCCCAACCTGAACTCTTGTATTATCTGTTTCGTTGTCGAGACCAGTTCTCTTTCTAATTTACTCAAACGCGGCCTATCAGTCAATTACTTCCCTTGCTTCTTACCTGCAATTCAGAAGTAACAATCTTTAGCCACACAAAGGCCATTATAAATATCATTAAGGTGCACTTTAAACCTCTGCTTAAGAACTATCTTGGTCAAATAAAGTACAAACTAAGAATAACCATTAACCATAGTATTCTGACTTcaatttttaaacaaaaactaatTTCTTTCCAAGCCAGAGTCTGGGGGAAAACACTTATAGAAGATATACATAATATTCATAGTATTTGTCTTGTACCTCTATGGAACCATGAGTTCCGGGTCGTCCTTCTGATGTGGCGCTCATGTCTTTCTAAAAGTTCATCAACTCTATATGGTTGAGACAACAATGGTCCGGAAAACTCAACCTTGTCTCCTTGATCTTGAAGTTGAAAACCCTGTCACAAAACCAATATTAATGAGGCTAAAGAAGCTAGgtgattatatatattgagGGTACTTGTTTTCCTTTGTGTTCAATTCAACCAACTTTTCAACCATCTTACAAGGCCATGCCCAGTTGTCACATGAAAATTAAATGAACTTGCTGAATATAATAGATGTGCAAATCTGCCATCTTGAATGGGACTCAGACGAAATTTCCCCACCAGAAAAATTAATGGTTATCAATATTTCAAAAATGATGCCATAAGTCAAAAGTCAGAAAACCAGGATTGTGATTCAGTTATCATGATACATTACATTAGTCTTTGACAAATTAGTAATGTATCTAAATTCTTACATCGTACAAACTTACCAGATCACTTTTAGCTGCCATTTCCTCTCTCTGATAAAGTGCCAATGATAATTCCTGCGAGTGGTACCCATCCGAAGCATCAAAGGAATCTGGGTGCTCAAGCTTGCCCCATTGTTTCATCATTGCGAGCTTTGCTATCTCGTATGAATCATGCCCTCTAGAGTCAGTGCGCACCCTGTACTTGAGCTCCCCATTTTCATGCCTTCTTGAGTCAAAGTTATTTCTTGTATGCACTGCGATTGGAGGTTCTATTGCATTAAAAATGTGTCCTCTTGAAATAGACCGAGTATGTGATCTTATGGAAGCATCATCTTTTCGCCTTTTTGCCCATGCAAAACCACTTGATGTAGAAACCTCTAACGGACCAGAGAAGGGAATGTCTCCTTGAGATGCATTCTTTACATGCGAAGACTCTTCTACTTTACCAGCTGATGGCTTTGGCAACTCCCTGCCTGTGATAGCATTTTCTTCCTTGAGAATATTTCCATTATTAGCATTGATTTTATATGAAACTTGAGACTGGACTGCTAAGTCCTGCAAGACAAGGTTGAGATGACCGTTAAGAACCTTCCAAAGCTAACCTTAGAACATGTATCTCCACAAACAACATACacgaaaagagagagagagagagagagagagacctctGCTGGTGCTAATTTACTACATCCAAGTGATTTTCTTGTTTGCTTTCTTGTTTCGGATCCACGAACTCGCCCTCCAAtcttttttctgaaaattttgtggCAAAGTAAGTATCAATTTTCGTATTCTGGTGAGGaactaaacaaaattttctcataCAAGCGAACGTGAATCCTCACCTCTTTGCCTCCTCTCGATTTTTCGCATCAATCTCTTTGCTAGGTGGGTATATTGGCAAGCTTGATGGATCACATGCAAAAGGCTTCATTTTAAAATACTGAAAATGGTAataaagaatattttattaggagATTATGAACAATGAGAATCGATGCTTAAGGTAAATTTTTGTGCATACATACTCCATTTAGGGCACCAAGAATAAGAAGCACAGTGCACTAAGGGGAAAAGGACTTTAGAACCATATGGTTTAGCAATGAATTAATGAAGCACATTCTCTTATATGTAGTTTTCTGcaagtataaaaaatgaaatattacaTTATTTTGCATAGTTACCTCGGATGCAAGAGCAGAGGAGGCAGTCCCACGCTTGTGTGGTTCTACAGAAAGAAGAGTCTCTAGTAGGTTCAAAGTGGTTGTAGGTAAATCTTTAAAGGTCTGCCGCAGAGAACTATCATAAGGTTGTTGTGGCTTAAATAGAGTTGCATGAGGAAGTTTGGACTTTTTCCAGTAATCATCTGGTGGGGAGCCACAAAGCTTGAAAATCTTGTGTAATTGTTCAACCTGCAAGTGGAAAATGTCTATAAGAACTTGATCTGGAGAAGTCAAAGCAAAGTATGACAACAAACAATTCTTTTGCATTCCTCAAAAGACATACATGACAGAGATTTACTAATCTATCCCATGCTAAGTCACATGTTTGTTCTCATATGTTTATACACTTGTTATGAAAAACATATCTTTAATTCCTCTAATTATGCAGGCACAATTACAATGGAGGACTTTGCCTTCGGACTGCTGTGTTGAGAAACATGTAGACTATTTTACCAACGAAACTAATGGAGGTCTCTTCATATGCATAATACACATCCTTTAAAGAGCTCACGCCAGCTGAACAGTTTGTAGTttattttcaatcattttCCTGTACCCTTGAGTTTCATTATGAAAGCCAATCCACCAAATATCTCAGTGAAATGTGCCTCTAAATCTAATGTAATTATAATGgctagagagaaaaaaataagttgTTTTCACTTTCTCATTGAGATTTTGTATGTGCTTCCATTGGTATACATCAGTCAGATATAAGGACTAAAAATGATAATGAAAAGCCATGGATTCTGATTAGTTAATCACCTCAGTCCTCCCTTGAAGAACAGGTTTCCCAATTAGCAGCTCTGCAAATGCACAGCCAACACTCCAAAGATCTATAGAAGCTCCATAATCTGTCGATCCAAGCAAAAGTTCAGGAGGACGATACCATAGAGTGACAACACGACTGGTTAGGGGTTGCCT encodes the following:
- the LOC117628078 gene encoding protein IMPAIRED IN BABA-INDUCED STERILITY 1: MGCVSSKQAVSVTPAFDHSGAFRDNVGNSGRSRVGLGEVEKKSKKGAELSGSELGESGRASSNGGCGGNYHKSNNSYCESLSFRLSNLQKYVEGEQVAAGWPAWLSAVAGEAIQGWVPLRADAYEKLEKIGQGTYSSVFRARDLETGKIVALKKVRFDNFEPESVRFMAREILILRRLDHPNVIKLEGLITSRLSCSIYLVFEYMEHDITGLLSNPEIKFSEAQIKCYLKQLLSGLEHCHSRGVMHRDIKGSNLLVSNDGILKVADFGLANFCNSGQRQPLTSRVVTLWYRPPELLLGSTDYGASIDLWSVGCAFAELLIGKPVLQGRTEVEQLHKIFKLCGSPPDDYWKKSKLPHATLFKPQQPYDSSLRQTFKDLPTTTLNLLETLLSVEPHKRGTASSALASEYFKMKPFACDPSSLPIYPPSKEIDAKNREEAKRKKIGGRVRGSETRKQTRKSLGCSKLAPAEDLAVQSQVSYKINANNGNILKEENAITGRELPKPSAGKVEESSHVKNASQGDIPFSGPLEVSTSSGFAWAKRRKDDASIRSHTRSISRGHIFNAIEPPIAVHTRNNFDSRRHENGELKYRVRTDSRGHDSYEIAKLAMMKQWGKLEHPDSFDASDGYHSQELSLALYQREEMAAKSDLGFQLQDQGDKVEFSGPLLSQPYRVDELLERHERHIRRTTRNSWFHRGKKQGK